The following coding sequences are from one Methanosarcina sp. WWM596 window:
- a CDS encoding helix-turn-helix domain-containing protein: MEKHFGSCRFVYNKLLEIKSLMYKKFRISLSEFNLNNHLLILKEVYPWLKEVNAGALQQASRNLNKAFTNFFNFGFGYPQKKKKKDHHFSFQIPQHYSLDTSISKVLFPKFCCLSLVGLRLRCIGKLAKEI; encoded by the coding sequence ATGGAAAAACACTTCGGTAGCTGTCGTTTTGTCTATAATAAACTCCTTGAAATCAAATCGTTAATGTATAAAAAATTCAGAATAAGTCTCTCGGAGTTTAACCTTAATAATCACCTCTTAATTTTGAAAGAAGTGTATCCCTGGTTGAAAGAAGTTAATGCAGGAGCATTGCAACAAGCAAGTAGAAATCTGAATAAAGCTTTTACAAACTTCTTTAATTTTGGATTTGGGTATCCTCAAAAGAAAAAGAAAAAAGATCACCATTTTTCCTTTCAGATTCCTCAACACTATAGTCTTGATACATCTATTTCCAAAGTTTTGTTTCCAAAGTTTTGTTGCCTAAGTTTGGTTGGATTAAGGTTAAGATGCATAGGGAAATTAGCAAAGGAAATTTGA
- a CDS encoding methyltransferase, whose product MENKAQNQTGTSIDLMQKPEVDADRFFKLVDSSVRGLRECRLIAAAFELGVFEALKVPLSARVLADKLGCDPVLMPHFCEALHSLGFLDRFEEGAHEDGAHEEEINAQMQEKGEGESEGRSEGKPSDHGVNPDHEVKNHGAVYLVSELSATYLLEGSPFSQRHYLAERLRNVELWVRLPQILKRGPEIVEKGPFFGEVVQCMAENARCGLLQETVKVVRENVDFTKVKKLLDLGGGHGLYAIAFAKLNENLQAFVFDLPPVTQKAKDFIEKYGASRVDIIPGDFFNDEIGSGYDVIFSSFNPGGKVPSLIPKISKALTPGGVFVTRQIPEEKMKSSPLLSLDWNLWTFEDVKKGGTGYSFENSVPFSEYIEMLESHGLEVFRVLDMKDGSRIVFAWKV is encoded by the coding sequence ATGGAAAATAAAGCTCAAAATCAAACTGGAACATCTATTGACTTAATGCAAAAGCCTGAGGTAGATGCCGACCGATTTTTCAAGCTTGTTGATTCTTCTGTCCGGGGTCTGAGGGAATGCAGGCTCATTGCTGCGGCCTTTGAGCTTGGAGTGTTTGAAGCTCTTAAAGTCCCCTTATCAGCAAGAGTTCTGGCTGATAAGCTCGGATGCGACCCTGTGCTTATGCCCCACTTCTGCGAGGCTCTCCACAGCCTTGGTTTCCTCGATAGGTTTGAGGAAGGGGCACATGAGGACGGGGCACATGAGGAAGAGATAAATGCGCAGATGCAGGAAAAAGGCGAAGGCGAATCCGAAGGCAGATCTGAAGGCAAACCATCTGATCACGGAGTAAACCCTGACCACGAAGTAAAAAATCATGGGGCAGTGTACCTGGTATCGGAACTCAGTGCAACGTACCTTCTGGAAGGCTCTCCATTTTCTCAGCGGCATTACCTTGCCGAAAGGCTAAGGAATGTTGAACTCTGGGTCCGGCTTCCGCAGATTCTGAAGAGAGGGCCTGAGATTGTCGAAAAAGGGCCTTTTTTCGGGGAGGTAGTCCAATGTATGGCTGAAAACGCGCGCTGTGGACTGCTTCAAGAAACTGTCAAAGTTGTCCGGGAAAATGTGGATTTTACAAAGGTCAAAAAGCTGCTTGACCTCGGGGGAGGACACGGGCTCTATGCAATCGCTTTTGCAAAATTGAATGAAAACCTTCAGGCTTTTGTTTTCGACCTTCCGCCTGTCACGCAAAAAGCAAAAGATTTCATAGAAAAGTATGGAGCTTCAAGAGTGGATATAATTCCGGGAGACTTTTTTAATGATGAAATCGGAAGTGGATACGATGTTATCTTTTCTTCCTTTAATCCAGGAGGAAAAGTGCCTTCCCTTATCCCGAAGATTTCCAAAGCCCTGACTCCTGGAGGCGTTTTTGTAACCAGGCAGATCCCTGAAGAAAAAATGAAATCCAGCCCTCTTCTCAGCCTCGACTGGAACCTCTGGACTTTTGAAGATGTGAAAAAAGGAGGAACGGGATACAGTTTTGAAAACAGCGTCCCCTTTTCCGAATATATAGAGATGCTGGAAAGCCACGGGCTTGAAGTTTTCCGTGTCCTTGACATGAAGGACGGATCAAGGATCGTGTTTGCCTGGAAAGTATGA
- the nikB gene encoding nickel ABC transporter permease: MWKYIAKRLAMVSVVLMGVTLVAFSAMYLAPGDPAEVIALARYGEDLSVSQVETLREAEGLDAPVHVQYLIWLSHLLRLDLGKSLVTSEDVLAEIRQKLPATAELAVASLLISLLIALPAGILGALRKNTLLDKSCMFVSLVGVSIPNFWLGLLLIWLFALTLHLFPSFGYGSLKHLVLPALTLGTSMAAVTARLTRASLLEVMGQEYILAARARGFDENTILFRHALKNAFLPVVTFAGMQFGYLLGGAVIVETIFSWPGIGKLLVDSIFARDFSMVQGCVLFIAVLFSLSSLAVDILYAVLDPRIRYDRRD; encoded by the coding sequence ATGTGGAAGTACATAGCAAAACGCCTGGCAATGGTTTCCGTCGTACTCATGGGAGTTACGCTTGTAGCTTTTTCTGCAATGTACCTTGCTCCTGGGGACCCTGCAGAGGTTATAGCCCTTGCAAGGTACGGGGAAGACCTGAGCGTCAGTCAGGTCGAAACCCTGAGGGAAGCGGAAGGGCTTGACGCTCCCGTGCATGTTCAGTACCTTATATGGCTTAGCCACCTGCTTCGGCTGGACCTTGGAAAATCGCTTGTGACTTCCGAAGATGTCCTTGCCGAAATCCGTCAGAAACTGCCTGCAACCGCAGAACTTGCAGTTGCCAGCCTGCTGATTTCCCTTCTAATCGCCTTGCCTGCGGGGATCCTTGGCGCACTCCGGAAAAACACCCTGCTTGACAAAAGTTGCATGTTTGTTTCTCTGGTAGGGGTTTCCATTCCGAATTTCTGGCTCGGGCTTCTTTTGATCTGGCTTTTTGCCCTGACCCTCCACCTCTTCCCAAGTTTTGGGTACGGAAGCCTGAAACACTTAGTTCTGCCTGCCCTTACCCTTGGCACCTCAATGGCGGCGGTTACTGCAAGGCTTACCCGCGCAAGCCTTCTGGAGGTGATGGGACAGGAATATATTTTGGCTGCACGCGCCAGGGGATTTGACGAAAATACAATCCTTTTCCGGCACGCTCTTAAAAATGCTTTTCTTCCTGTTGTCACATTTGCAGGAATGCAGTTTGGTTACCTTCTTGGAGGGGCAGTGATTGTGGAAACCATCTTTTCCTGGCCTGGCATTGGAAAACTTCTTGTTGACTCGATTTTTGCGAGGGACTTTTCCATGGTCCAGGGCTGTGTCCTTTTTATTGCAGTGCTCTTTTCCCTCTCCAGCCTTGCCGTTGATATCCTTTATGCAGTGCTTGACCCGAGGATAAGATATGACAGACGTGATTGA
- the amrS gene encoding AmmeMemoRadiSam system radical SAM enzyme, giving the protein MIQEAMFYEKLAENKVRCNLCAHHCKINPGKRGICGVRENCEGTLFSLVYGAVASESVAHIEQKPLYHYYPGSTAYSVGTIGCNFRCRHCQNWTLSRASPEDTDLGMLSPPQLIRQVKMAGCQSVSWTYNEPTVWYEYTYDGAKLAKEAGLGTSYVTNGYITPEALEQIAPYLDAFSVDVKAFSEEFYREICGAKLAPVLEAALLAKQLGIHVEVVNLIIPTHNDSSEEIRELSRWVYEKLGKDTPLHFNRFFPYYEMEDLPPTPVDTLDRARSIAIEEGMRFVYVGNVPGHPHENTYCPECGALLIARGFFEVQEYNLTLEKTCPKCGEKIPIVGEYAGNSNHIPDAG; this is encoded by the coding sequence ATGATTCAAGAAGCCATGTTTTACGAAAAGCTTGCCGAAAATAAAGTCCGCTGCAACCTTTGTGCCCACCACTGCAAGATCAACCCCGGAAAGCGGGGAATCTGCGGAGTAAGGGAAAACTGTGAAGGCACACTCTTTTCCCTGGTCTACGGGGCTGTTGCAAGCGAGTCAGTTGCACACATCGAACAAAAACCCCTTTATCACTATTATCCGGGGTCCACTGCGTACTCCGTCGGGACCATAGGCTGCAACTTCAGGTGCAGGCACTGCCAGAACTGGACGCTTTCCCGGGCTTCTCCGGAAGATACTGACCTGGGGATGCTCAGCCCCCCCCAGCTTATTCGGCAGGTTAAAATGGCAGGGTGCCAGTCGGTTTCCTGGACCTACAACGAGCCCACCGTCTGGTATGAGTATACTTACGACGGGGCAAAACTTGCAAAGGAGGCAGGACTTGGGACAAGCTATGTGACAAACGGGTACATCACCCCTGAAGCCCTTGAACAGATCGCCCCTTACCTGGACGCTTTCAGTGTGGACGTAAAGGCTTTTTCCGAAGAATTCTACCGGGAAATCTGCGGGGCAAAACTGGCTCCTGTGCTCGAAGCTGCCCTGCTTGCAAAACAGCTTGGAATCCATGTAGAGGTCGTAAACCTGATAATCCCCACCCACAACGATTCTTCTGAAGAAATCAGGGAACTTTCCCGCTGGGTTTACGAAAAGCTGGGAAAGGATACCCCTCTTCACTTCAACCGCTTCTTCCCTTACTACGAGATGGAGGACCTCCCTCCAACGCCAGTGGATACGCTGGATAGGGCACGCTCGATTGCAATTGAGGAAGGGATGCGTTTTGTGTATGTGGGCAATGTACCCGGCCATCCCCATGAGAATACTTACTGTCCCGAATGCGGGGCTTTGCTGATTGCAAGGGGGTTTTTTGAGGTACAGGAATACAACCTTACCCTCGAGAAGACCTGCCCGAAATGTGGAGAAAAGATTCCTATTGTGGGGGAGTATGCCGGAAACAGTAATCATATTCCGGACGCAGGATAA
- a CDS encoding metal-dependent transcriptional regulator, whose product MTTERDEDYLKIIASIVEEKGYAKVKDVAKELELGPSTVTGMFKKLDKEGYINYEKYGGVTLTTKGKEIARKMREKYNMLKDFLMHLGIDEKIAEEDACKIEHILNPKTAQALKKFIEFTDKEDESRIWIEHFRYFVQTGEYISCSPENRDKCPVHSKGN is encoded by the coding sequence ATGACAACGGAAAGAGATGAAGACTACCTGAAAATTATTGCCTCAATTGTAGAAGAAAAAGGGTATGCTAAAGTTAAAGATGTAGCAAAAGAGCTGGAACTCGGACCTTCAACCGTTACAGGTATGTTCAAAAAACTTGATAAAGAAGGTTACATTAATTATGAAAAGTATGGTGGAGTAACTCTTACCACGAAAGGAAAGGAAATCGCCAGAAAAATGAGGGAAAAATACAACATGTTAAAAGATTTTCTCATGCATCTGGGGATTGATGAAAAGATCGCAGAAGAAGATGCATGCAAAATTGAGCATATCCTGAACCCAAAAACGGCGCAGGCATTAAAAAAATTCATAGAATTTACGGATAAAGAAGATGAATCAAGAATCTGGATAGAGCATTTCAGGTATTTTGTCCAGACCGGGGAATATATAAGCTGCTCCCCTGAAAACAGGGATAAGTGTCCTGTTCACAGTAAAGGAAACTAA
- a CDS encoding DUF362 domain-containing protein: MSKIQNLFDEAGFVELLGVDDLTAIKVHFGEYGNDGYINPVFVRQVAEKIRGAGAKPFVTDTNTLYSGSRHNAVDHLTTAIEHGFDYSVVRAPLIISDGLRSQNIAEVEIRQKHFKTVKIGSDIVAADSMIVMSHFKGHIMAGFGGAIKNLAMGCAPAAGKKDQHYPTSPYVVEAKCIGCGRCVEICPVGAASLEGDVSRIDPGVCISCGQCMEVCPENAIDLNWEEGIPEFLECLTEYAYGAVKEKEGRVGYINFLLKITPDCDCVPWSDAPIVPDIGILASTDPVALDQASYDLVNRQKGLVGSSLHCNHEAGADKFKGAWPKIDGTHQLEYAEKIGLGSRNYDIVEI; this comes from the coding sequence ATAAGCAAGATCCAGAATCTTTTTGACGAGGCAGGTTTTGTAGAACTTTTAGGGGTAGACGACCTGACGGCAATCAAGGTTCATTTCGGAGAATACGGAAACGATGGTTACATCAACCCGGTCTTTGTCCGGCAGGTGGCAGAAAAGATCCGGGGAGCCGGAGCAAAACCTTTTGTTACGGACACAAATACCCTTTATTCCGGGAGCCGGCATAATGCAGTCGACCACCTGACAACAGCCATTGAACACGGGTTTGATTACTCGGTAGTCCGGGCTCCGCTCATAATCTCGGATGGGCTCAGGAGCCAGAATATCGCAGAGGTCGAGATCAGGCAGAAGCACTTCAAGACCGTGAAAATAGGGTCCGACATCGTTGCAGCCGACTCCATGATTGTGATGTCTCATTTCAAGGGGCATATCATGGCAGGCTTTGGAGGTGCGATTAAGAACCTGGCAATGGGTTGTGCGCCCGCGGCAGGCAAAAAGGACCAGCACTACCCGACAAGCCCGTACGTTGTCGAAGCAAAGTGCATCGGCTGCGGGAGATGCGTGGAAATCTGCCCTGTGGGAGCAGCATCCCTCGAAGGGGATGTTTCCAGGATCGACCCCGGTGTCTGCATCAGCTGCGGGCAGTGTATGGAGGTCTGTCCGGAAAATGCTATCGACCTTAACTGGGAAGAAGGCATTCCCGAGTTCCTGGAGTGCCTGACCGAATATGCATACGGCGCCGTAAAAGAAAAAGAGGGAAGGGTAGGCTATATCAATTTCCTGCTCAAAATCACCCCGGATTGCGACTGTGTGCCATGGAGCGACGCCCCAATCGTGCCTGATATAGGCATCCTTGCATCAACTGACCCCGTTGCCCTGGACCAGGCAAGTTACGACCTTGTGAACAGGCAAAAAGGACTTGTGGGCTCTTCTCTGCATTGCAACCACGAAGCTGGGGCTGATAAGTTCAAAGGAGCCTGGCCTAAAATTGACGGCACCCACCAGCTTGAATATGCTGAAAAAATCGGGCTTGGAAGCAGGAATTACGATATTGTCGAGATTTGA
- a CDS encoding ABC transporter ATP-binding protein codes for MNSLLLSIEDLNVSFKTSKGIVRANEGISLEIREGEILGLIGETGCGKTTLGKAILRLLSGKAKLEGKIVYRDTDLLTLPEKEMRLLRGKEIGIMLQNPSACLNPVLSVGRQISEIYRYHEGTGKKEAEKKAGEMLELVGISSSRGCDYPHQFSGGMLQRVMVAIGLALRPGLLIADEPTKGLDSDTKLQIVELITGLVRKENSSMLLITHDLELAGRLADRIAVMYAGEIIEIGKAAEIISNPKHPYTLDLLHSLPGKGFRTVPGQPPSLVSPPSGCRYHPRCGFRLEACSKVHPALLGSEGGHLTRCLLFEKSRRMETSAQPFLNAQVAFRCAEEDTWHC; via the coding sequence GTGAACTCCCTCCTTCTCTCAATTGAAGATCTGAACGTCTCTTTCAAAACCTCAAAAGGCATTGTAAGAGCCAATGAGGGAATTTCCCTTGAAATAAGGGAAGGAGAAATTCTGGGGCTTATAGGAGAAACAGGCTGTGGAAAAACCACCCTTGGAAAAGCCATTTTGAGGCTGCTCTCAGGTAAAGCAAAACTTGAAGGAAAAATAGTGTACAGGGATACGGATCTCCTCACCCTGCCCGAGAAAGAAATGAGGCTTCTCAGGGGAAAAGAAATAGGAATTATGCTCCAGAACCCTTCAGCCTGCCTCAACCCTGTTCTTTCTGTAGGAAGGCAGATTTCGGAAATCTACCGTTACCACGAAGGTACAGGAAAAAAAGAAGCTGAAAAGAAAGCTGGAGAGATGCTTGAGCTTGTGGGGATCAGCTCTTCTCGGGGGTGTGACTATCCCCACCAGTTCAGTGGGGGGATGCTGCAGAGGGTCATGGTTGCAATAGGGCTTGCTCTCAGGCCCGGGCTCCTGATCGCAGATGAGCCTACAAAAGGGCTTGATTCGGATACAAAATTGCAGATCGTGGAACTGATTACCGGGCTTGTCCGCAAGGAAAATTCTTCCATGCTTCTGATCACGCACGACCTGGAACTTGCCGGCAGGCTCGCGGACAGAATTGCAGTTATGTACGCCGGAGAAATCATTGAAATCGGAAAGGCGGCTGAGATTATTTCTAACCCGAAACATCCTTATACCCTTGATCTGCTGCACTCGCTCCCCGGAAAGGGATTCAGGACCGTTCCAGGGCAACCCCCAAGCCTTGTTTCCCCTCCTTCCGGCTGCAGGTACCATCCGCGTTGCGGTTTCCGGCTTGAGGCCTGTTCAAAGGTCCATCCGGCACTTCTGGGATCTGAGGGGGGGCACCTTACCCGTTGCCTTCTCTTTGAAAAGAGCAGGAGAATGGAAACTTCAGCGCAGCCCTTCCTTAATGCACAGGTTGCTTTCAGGTGTGCAGAGGAGGATACATGGCACTGTTGA
- a CDS encoding ABC transporter substrate-binding protein, which produces MNRSFKFILIICMLFAVIGASACIGEEKDGTAKDAGSRENSQELVVGISTDVSNWYLNMFAAGDSRFVWSQVYETLVRLDSDLNIIPGLAESWETPDEGKTWIFHLRENVTFHDGTPFDANSVVFSYSNHSYVRQAVLKPVQSVEALDAHTVKFVLEKPMPLPFYLTHIAWPVMGPGCLDEAGNFIKPIGTGPFKFETQAKDQEIVLTKNEAYWGEKPLLEKVTFKVIPEATTRVIALETGEVDMIVKVPEYDVLRLDAEEGIQVHRKLSTFTDFLQFNCDKSPFDDTRVRQSVAYTIDTETLVNEVLEGVGVPAGGRPYSPVMMYSDPDLETYTPDLDKAKALLEEAGWKDADGDGIAVKDGKPLHVTLIVSKGVWAARHNPIAQVVQGVLREVGMDVEIKVLDEGAISKLESTGDFDMILRSGYFVWGPYPKHFFVHHSASPYSHYHNENYDQLVNEADMTVDSQKQEELYHSLQTFVIEEVPAFYLVHEEKVVATGSSVKGYTISSEDPWLNLSGVYLERK; this is translated from the coding sequence ATGAATAGGAGTTTCAAGTTCATTTTGATCATTTGTATGCTGTTTGCCGTGATCGGAGCAAGTGCTTGCATAGGTGAAGAAAAAGATGGGACTGCAAAAGATGCAGGTTCCAGAGAAAATTCCCAGGAGCTTGTTGTGGGCATAAGTACGGATGTCAGCAACTGGTACCTTAACATGTTTGCAGCGGGAGATTCACGTTTTGTCTGGTCCCAGGTCTATGAAACCCTTGTGAGGCTTGATTCAGACCTGAACATTATCCCCGGGCTTGCGGAATCCTGGGAAACCCCTGATGAAGGAAAAACCTGGATATTCCACCTGCGTGAAAATGTGACTTTTCATGACGGGACTCCCTTTGATGCGAATTCGGTTGTTTTCTCTTATTCCAATCATTCCTATGTAAGGCAGGCTGTATTAAAACCGGTGCAGAGCGTGGAAGCTCTCGACGCTCATACTGTAAAATTCGTACTGGAAAAACCCATGCCTCTGCCGTTCTACCTGACTCACATAGCCTGGCCCGTAATGGGGCCTGGTTGTCTTGATGAAGCAGGGAATTTCATTAAACCGATAGGAACCGGACCGTTTAAATTTGAAACTCAGGCAAAGGACCAGGAAATAGTGCTCACAAAAAATGAAGCCTACTGGGGAGAAAAGCCGCTGCTTGAGAAGGTTACTTTCAAGGTAATTCCGGAGGCGACGACAAGGGTGATTGCCCTTGAGACCGGGGAAGTGGACATGATCGTCAAGGTCCCGGAATACGATGTCCTAAGGCTCGACGCCGAAGAGGGTATCCAGGTCCACAGGAAACTTTCGACCTTTACGGATTTCCTGCAGTTCAACTGCGACAAATCTCCCTTCGATGATACGAGGGTGCGCCAGAGTGTTGCTTATACAATCGATACCGAGACTCTCGTAAACGAAGTGCTTGAAGGCGTCGGGGTGCCGGCAGGCGGAAGACCCTATTCCCCTGTAATGATGTACTCAGACCCTGATCTTGAGACATATACCCCGGATCTTGATAAGGCAAAAGCTCTCCTTGAAGAAGCCGGGTGGAAAGATGCTGATGGAGACGGGATTGCAGTAAAAGACGGAAAACCCCTGCATGTGACCCTGATAGTGAGTAAGGGAGTCTGGGCAGCCAGGCATAACCCTATAGCTCAGGTTGTGCAGGGTGTCCTTCGAGAAGTCGGAATGGATGTAGAAATCAAGGTGCTTGACGAAGGAGCCATAAGCAAACTCGAAAGCACAGGGGACTTTGATATGATACTCAGAAGCGGTTATTTTGTCTGGGGACCCTACCCGAAGCACTTCTTTGTGCACCACTCTGCAAGCCCTTATTCGCATTATCACAATGAGAACTATGACCAGCTCGTCAATGAAGCCGATATGACTGTTGATTCACAGAAGCAGGAAGAGCTCTACCATTCCCTGCAGACCTTTGTAATAGAAGAAGTTCCGGCTTTTTACCTTGTGCATGAGGAAAAAGTTGTTGCAACCGGCTCTTCGGTAAAAGGCTATACTATAAGCTCTGAAGACCCCTGGCTGAACCTTTCTGGGGTCTACCTGGAAAGGAAGTGA
- a CDS encoding Mth938-like domain-containing protein, giving the protein MSDSNIVSCLCCAFVSCRVISLWSHKQYCLQSSLPAEDFVPAEALVTVSGTDLFVLKGDIMKPEINSTSFGSITVKRNTFGYDILIRLDGKVEKRRKKLSKKLYGTSHKISLAEAKYIYEKGAEKFIMGTGQTGYVELSKKAKKYFRKKDCKVKLLPTPKAIKLWNKDKGRVIAMFHVTC; this is encoded by the coding sequence ATGAGTGATAGCAATATTGTATCCTGTTTGTGCTGTGCATTTGTTTCCTGCAGGGTAATAAGCCTGTGGTCTCATAAACAATATTGCCTGCAGTCTTCTCTTCCTGCAGAGGATTTTGTTCCTGCAGAAGCCCTTGTTACTGTATCCGGAACAGATCTTTTTGTTTTGAAAGGAGATATCATGAAACCAGAGATCAATTCCACAAGTTTCGGTTCGATTACGGTCAAAAGAAATACATTCGGGTACGACATCCTCATTCGCCTTGACGGAAAAGTCGAAAAGCGCAGGAAAAAGCTCTCGAAAAAACTCTACGGGACGTCCCATAAAATCTCGCTTGCCGAAGCGAAATACATCTACGAAAAGGGGGCAGAGAAGTTTATCATGGGGACTGGACAGACCGGGTATGTGGAGCTTTCGAAAAAAGCAAAGAAATATTTCAGGAAAAAAGACTGCAAGGTAAAACTCCTTCCAACCCCTAAAGCAATCAAACTCTGGAACAAAGACAAAGGCAGGGTAATTGCAATGTTTCATGTGACCTGCTGA
- a CDS encoding ATP-binding cassette domain-containing protein encodes MALLKEDMVLLKVEGLKKYYYSGLFKKEVHRAVDGISFEIGRGKTLGLVGKSGCGKSTLGRTILGLLEPTGGRVLFDGQDISGFKGSDLKRLGTKMQIIFQNPESCLNPRMKVYDAVAEPLRLHRLCEKGEERLRVQELLEAVSLSEELLFRYPGELSGGQLQRVAIARVLGMRPEFIVADEPTSMLDPLVQAQILFLLKNLQEDYGISFLFISHDMEVVKWMSDEIAVMEEGRIIDFR; translated from the coding sequence ATGGCACTGTTGAAGGAAGATATGGTACTGTTGAAAGTAGAGGGCCTGAAAAAGTACTATTATTCGGGGTTGTTCAAAAAAGAGGTCCACAGGGCGGTTGACGGAATCAGTTTTGAGATAGGGAGAGGGAAAACTCTGGGACTTGTTGGAAAAAGCGGCTGTGGAAAATCCACACTTGGGAGAACGATTTTGGGGCTGCTGGAGCCCACCGGGGGAAGGGTCCTTTTTGATGGGCAGGATATCTCAGGCTTCAAAGGTAGTGATTTGAAAAGACTGGGGACAAAAATGCAGATTATTTTCCAGAATCCGGAATCATGTTTGAACCCGAGGATGAAGGTCTATGATGCCGTTGCAGAACCCCTGAGGCTTCACAGGCTCTGTGAAAAAGGTGAAGAACGATTACGGGTACAGGAACTTCTCGAAGCTGTTTCTCTGAGTGAAGAACTGCTCTTTCGCTATCCCGGAGAATTGAGTGGAGGACAGCTTCAGAGGGTTGCAATAGCCAGAGTTCTTGGCATGAGGCCGGAGTTCATAGTTGCGGATGAGCCCACATCCATGCTCGATCCACTTGTCCAGGCCCAGATCCTTTTCCTGCTAAAAAATCTCCAGGAAGACTACGGGATCAGTTTCCTGTTTATCTCGCATGACATGGAGGTCGTAAAGTGGATGAGCGATGAGATCGCAGTTATGGAAGAGGGAAGAATAATTGATTTCAGGTGA
- a CDS encoding zinc ribbon domain-containing protein, with product MKTITISRTPTGKYYISFLTNDGEKLPEKLAQIISDSAWYSFVLKLTYKAEWVGKTILKIGMFEPSSKTCNVCGYKLKELSLDIREWQCPDCKNTHDRDINAAINIKKIAVGTTV from the coding sequence TTGAAAACTATAACTATATCCAGAACACCAACAGGAAAATACTACATAAGTTTTCTAACTAATGATGGAGAAAAACTTCCAGAAAAATTAGCTCAGATTATCAGTGATTCAGCATGGTATTCTTTCGTACTGAAATTAACGTACAAAGCTGAATGGGTAGGAAAAACAATACTAAAGATAGGTATGTTTGAACCTTCCTCTAAAACCTGTAACGTTTGTGGTTACAAACTTAAAGAATTAAGTTTAGATATTAGAGAGTGGCAATGCCCTGATTGCAAAAATACGCATGATAGAGACATTAATGCCGCTATCAATATTAAGAAAATTGCTGTAGGGACTACAGTTTGA
- the nikC gene encoding nickel ABC transporter permease subunit NikC, producing the protein MTDVIEKIEMTEKICLAKKRLCLGELGKNRLAVSGILLIAGLCVLALFAPEIAPHDPLAQRLDSRLLFPSSEYPFGTDELGRCIFSRVIYGTRISLSIGLLVVAVTSIAGTSLGLLSGYMGGVLDEAIMRGIDIVMAFPNIILALVIAGLLGPGFSSVVLALTFTQWPAYARLVRGQVLSLRKRAFVEAARALRPSSFYIMRKHILPNCMEPVIVLGTLEIAHVIIFAAALSFLGLGIQPPDPEWGSMLKAGIPYLRTAPHLTFFPGLMIIFTVFAFNFAGDGLRESLGQPADQEVLAR; encoded by the coding sequence ATGACAGACGTGATTGAAAAAATAGAGATGACTGAAAAGATATGCCTGGCTAAAAAAAGGCTGTGTTTAGGGGAATTAGGAAAGAACAGGCTTGCGGTCTCAGGTATCCTGCTTATCGCCGGCCTTTGCGTTCTGGCCCTGTTTGCTCCCGAGATCGCTCCGCACGATCCCCTTGCCCAGAGGCTTGACAGCAGGCTTCTTTTCCCTTCTTCTGAATATCCTTTCGGAACCGATGAGCTTGGGCGCTGCATTTTTTCAAGGGTTATCTATGGCACACGCATTTCTCTGAGTATCGGACTCCTTGTAGTTGCAGTAACGTCCATTGCAGGCACATCTCTGGGGCTGCTTTCAGGGTACATGGGAGGCGTGCTGGATGAAGCCATAATGAGAGGAATAGACATCGTGATGGCCTTTCCCAATATCATCCTTGCCCTTGTGATTGCAGGGCTGCTGGGTCCGGGCTTTTCAAGTGTTGTCCTTGCCCTTACTTTTACCCAGTGGCCTGCTTATGCCAGGCTTGTACGCGGGCAAGTGCTGTCTCTCAGGAAGAGGGCTTTTGTGGAGGCTGCAAGGGCTCTGAGGCCCTCAAGTTTCTACATTATGCGAAAACATATCCTTCCGAACTGCATGGAGCCTGTAATCGTGCTTGGAACCCTTGAGATTGCACACGTTATAATCTTTGCTGCAGCCCTGAGTTTTCTCGGACTAGGGATCCAGCCCCCTGATCCGGAATGGGGCTCCATGCTCAAAGCCGGGATCCCATACCTCCGCACAGCTCCCCATCTCACCTTTTTCCCGGGCCTTATGATCATATTCACAGTCTTTGCGTTTAATTTTGCAGGAGACGGTTTGAGGGAAAGCCTTGGTCAGCCTGCAGATCAGGAGGTGCTGGCAAGGTGA